The Rhodopirellula halodulae genome includes the window TTTGAAGTCTGAGGAACGCCGTCGGTGCCAGCACCAACCCCATTCCACGCGAGATGAAACGATGCAGCCTGTGATCTCTCTACCACCGATGACCTGCGATCAGGTTCGCGAAATTGACCAGGTCGCAATGAATCGCTACCAAATGCCCAGCATTGTCTTGATGGAAAATGCGGGACGCGGAGCAGCCGAAGCCATCCAAGCAATCGTGCCTGATGGTCGAGTGGTGATTTTGTGCGGCAAAGGCAACAATGGCGGTGACGGTTTCGCGATCGCCCGGCATCTGCAGTTGGCCGGTCGCGAGGTGAGAATCTTGGCCATCGCGAATTTGGATGAACTCAAAGGGGATGCGGCAACGCAGGCTCGCATTGCCCAAGCATCCGGGATCGAGATTGATGTGCCCGAAGGAACGATCGACTCGGCGTTGAATTCAGCGGAGGTGATTGTGGACGGTTTGCTCGGCACGGGAGCGAAACCTCCGCTGCGTGGGCGATACGCTGAGTGGGTGGAGTCCGCGAATCGGGC containing:
- a CDS encoding NAD(P)H-hydrate epimerase; this translates as MQPVISLPPMTCDQVREIDQVAMNRYQMPSIVLMENAGRGAAEAIQAIVPDGRVVILCGKGNNGGDGFAIARHLQLAGREVRILAIANLDELKGDAATQARIAQASGIEIDVPEGTIDSALNSAEVIVDGLLGTGAKPPLRGRYAEWVESANRADATRIALDIPTGLDGDTGEAGEPTFCAHHTLTFAASKVGFAKANAGIHTGDVQVIAIGVPLKLLREFAG